One region of Miscanthus floridulus cultivar M001 chromosome 19, ASM1932011v1, whole genome shotgun sequence genomic DNA includes:
- the LOC136529821 gene encoding uncharacterized protein yields the protein MGATLLHAVASLLTRLQRAARRMAAGAGGGGGKGSPRALAVVAPWKKTSSLLPSSGTTKEAAEPGVWRKEILMGERCQPLDFSGVIYYDAEGRRLAQPPPPRSPMRSPLPASPRLTAAHSCAY from the coding sequence ATGGGCGCGACACTCCTGCATGCGGTGGCTTCGCTCCTGACCAGGCTGCAGCGGGCGGCGCGGAGGATGGCTGCCGGTGCAGGTGGGGGTGGTGGTAAGGGCTCGCCGCGAGCCCTGGCCGTCGTGGCGCCGTGGAAGAAGACCTCCTCGCTGCTGCCGTCGTCTGGGACGACCAAGGAGGCCGCCGAGCCCGGGGTGTGGAGGAAGGAGATCCTCATGGGGGAGCGCTGCCAGCCGCTCGACTTCTCCGGGGTCATCTACTACGACGCCGAAGGCCGCCGCCtcgcgcagccgccgccgcccaggtCGCCCATGCGCAGCCCGCTCCCGGCGTCGCCCAGGCTCACCGCCGCCCACTCCTGCGCCTACTAG